From one Henriciella marina DSM 19595 genomic stretch:
- a CDS encoding TonB-dependent receptor domain-containing protein, producing the protein MSQRSLQIYLMLSTALCAISLQSASAQEAEATAPAEVEEDADRALETVVIRGEYIPAPQRETSQVASFLSAQDLARQGDANVALALTRLSGLSVVDDKFAYVRGLGDRYSSALLNGSPLPSPEPLRRTVPLDLFPSAVLEGAAVQKTYSASYPGEFGGGVIDLKTVRMPRETYANVELGAGLNTVTSLNEGIFYRGSDTDWTGFDDGLRDLPGPLSRLISSGTPLSSLSNAEIETAGESLVNSPLTVIQNGKLGPDFNASMDGGWVGNFGEFDIGAVGVVGYDQSWETQESTRQFVQSGTIGTELESFETTMDVTTNALGSATIGWDLHEVQATAFYVHSTSKEAQIDTGRDFNAPGSTGEIYDESTGWFERELAFFQLRGLHEFGDLAFNWRGSVAESSRDAPYERSLRRLVDDQGRVRYSVANSYNVRFSELTDENGSFGGDLSYTLPIGPYRDAVFKAGYDYSKTEREYGFQTFRFAGGNSLPLDVQLARPDYLFSPDNISPSRFELVESTSTNDSYRADLEVAAGFLEADVELLDYVRTTIGLRYEEGEENVETFDRFGNVGTGNATIINEYWLPSATLTWNFADDLQLRLGYSETVARPQFRELALSSYFDPETERTYRGNNQLLDSELTNYDARLEYYLGRDEFITVAGFFKEIENPIEEVQFSTSTFVFETTFINSPKAELFGGEFEYRRTFDSPIFTDVDWVANRDWLFSLNYTYTASEISAGSGTQIFDPITRTLRDASTFGIDGSELQGTPENILNMQFGWQSDVEQFTLLLNWVDERILQRGIDSATAELPDIIEDPGIQLDAVYNRDFVIGGHDVTLGLRARNLLGEAHEEYQFSEGGLGRTEFNTYDRGTSFSATLKLQF; encoded by the coding sequence ATGTCTCAACGATCACTCCAGATTTACCTTATGCTCTCAACCGCGCTCTGCGCGATTTCGCTTCAGTCTGCATCGGCTCAGGAAGCTGAAGCGACCGCACCAGCCGAAGTGGAAGAAGACGCTGACCGCGCGCTTGAAACAGTTGTGATTCGCGGTGAGTACATTCCAGCGCCCCAACGTGAGACGTCGCAGGTCGCTTCTTTCCTCTCCGCCCAGGATCTCGCCCGACAAGGCGATGCCAACGTTGCTCTCGCCTTGACCCGTTTGAGCGGTCTTAGCGTGGTAGACGACAAGTTTGCTTATGTTCGCGGCCTAGGGGACCGGTATTCTTCCGCGCTTCTTAATGGCTCTCCGCTGCCAAGTCCGGAGCCGCTTCGCCGGACCGTTCCACTCGACCTCTTCCCGTCTGCAGTGCTCGAAGGCGCTGCGGTTCAGAAGACATATTCCGCTTCTTATCCGGGGGAGTTCGGCGGCGGTGTGATTGACCTGAAAACGGTCCGGATGCCGCGCGAAACCTACGCCAATGTCGAACTTGGTGCCGGGCTCAACACAGTCACGTCTTTGAATGAGGGCATCTTCTACCGGGGCAGCGATACCGACTGGACTGGCTTTGACGACGGCCTGCGTGACCTGCCAGGCCCGCTCTCGCGGCTCATTTCCAGCGGAACACCTTTGAGCTCGCTGAGCAATGCGGAAATCGAAACCGCTGGCGAAAGTCTGGTCAATTCGCCACTGACTGTCATCCAGAACGGCAAGCTCGGTCCGGATTTCAACGCCTCAATGGATGGCGGTTGGGTCGGCAATTTTGGCGAATTCGATATCGGTGCCGTAGGTGTTGTCGGCTACGACCAGAGTTGGGAAACCCAGGAATCCACGAGGCAGTTCGTTCAAAGTGGAACGATAGGCACCGAGTTGGAGTCGTTCGAGACGACGATGGACGTCACGACCAATGCGCTGGGCTCTGCCACGATTGGATGGGATCTCCACGAAGTGCAGGCGACCGCCTTCTACGTGCACTCGACCTCCAAGGAAGCCCAGATTGATACGGGCCGCGACTTCAACGCGCCGGGTTCAACGGGTGAAATATACGACGAGTCTACGGGCTGGTTCGAACGCGAACTCGCCTTCTTCCAGCTACGAGGCCTTCACGAGTTCGGTGACCTGGCCTTCAACTGGCGTGGGTCGGTAGCCGAATCCTCCCGGGATGCGCCATATGAGCGGTCGCTTCGTCGGCTTGTCGATGATCAGGGCCGGGTCCGTTACTCCGTCGCGAACAGCTACAATGTTCGCTTCTCTGAGCTGACAGACGAGAATGGCAGCTTTGGTGGCGACCTCTCATACACTCTGCCGATCGGACCGTACCGCGACGCCGTCTTCAAGGCAGGCTATGATTATTCCAAGACGGAACGTGAGTATGGGTTCCAGACTTTCAGGTTTGCGGGCGGTAACTCTCTCCCGCTGGACGTGCAGCTCGCTCGGCCAGACTATCTCTTCTCACCTGACAATATCAGCCCGTCGCGTTTTGAGCTCGTTGAAAGCACGTCGACCAACGACTCTTACCGGGCAGATCTTGAGGTTGCAGCAGGCTTCCTCGAGGCGGACGTTGAGCTTCTCGACTATGTGCGCACCACGATTGGTCTTCGGTATGAAGAAGGCGAAGAAAACGTCGAAACCTTCGATCGCTTCGGAAATGTCGGGACCGGCAACGCGACCATCATAAATGAGTACTGGCTCCCGTCGGCTACGCTGACGTGGAATTTCGCCGACGACCTGCAGCTTCGGCTCGGCTATTCGGAAACGGTGGCGCGTCCTCAATTCCGCGAACTGGCGCTATCGAGCTATTTCGATCCCGAGACCGAACGCACCTATCGCGGCAACAACCAGCTGCTCGATAGTGAGCTGACGAACTATGACGCCCGGCTGGAATACTATCTCGGCCGTGACGAGTTCATAACCGTTGCGGGCTTCTTCAAGGAAATCGAGAACCCGATCGAAGAAGTTCAATTCTCGACTTCGACCTTCGTCTTTGAGACAACCTTCATCAACTCTCCAAAAGCGGAGCTGTTTGGCGGTGAATTCGAGTATCGGCGCACATTTGACAGTCCTATCTTCACCGATGTCGACTGGGTAGCGAACCGCGACTGGCTGTTCTCCCTGAACTATACGTACACGGCCTCGGAAATCTCGGCGGGATCTGGCACACAGATATTCGACCCGATTACCCGTACTCTGCGCGATGCTTCGACTTTTGGTATCGACGGCTCAGAACTTCAGGGCACACCTGAAAACATCCTGAACATGCAGTTTGGCTGGCAGAGCGATGTGGAGCAATTCACCTTGCTTCTGAACTGGGTCGATGAACGTATCCTCCAGCGGGGTATCGACTCTGCGACTGCGGAACTGCCGGACATCATTGAAGATCCAGGCATCCAGCTTGATGCCGTTTATAACCGGGATTTTGTTATCGGTGGTCATGACGTCACGCTTGGTTTGCGCGCTCGTAACCTCCTCGGTGAGGCACATGAAGAATATCAATTTAGTGAAGGCGGCCTTGGTAGGACCGAATTCAACACTTACGATCGGGGCACAAGCTTTTCCGCAACGTTGAAGCTGCAGTTCTAA
- a CDS encoding NHL repeat-containing protein yields the protein MRTAMILGLAALAGCGAKIPEIDTPTPVLPNAEAPTVFTRSYGLTESPDGNIRVFAKEARDSTFLYEMRRQDDGAWSDPAKLDFPTMVTLTTPSFSHSDGMLYYASDADIMERGQSDANIWRVAPTVEGWAEPEPLPASVNTDAAQISPAMDRYGRLYFTDNGHESVGGHDIFEATVDEQSGEWTVSAMPDGFNTFRSEAHIAVTPDGNRIFFYSPRTPKIGSVDIWTAERGADGAWQAPQNLGEPVNTPGIDFGAGMSGDGSILFFSRDGELMMISLNAALAGAGSVEDKTVSNTDAG from the coding sequence ATGCGGACTGCGATGATCCTTGGGCTTGCGGCCCTTGCTGGCTGCGGCGCTAAAATTCCGGAAATCGATACGCCGACACCTGTGCTGCCCAACGCCGAGGCGCCGACAGTCTTTACGCGCTCATACGGTCTTACAGAATCGCCCGATGGCAATATCAGGGTCTTCGCCAAGGAGGCGCGCGATTCGACCTTTCTTTATGAGATGCGCAGACAGGATGATGGGGCCTGGTCGGACCCCGCAAAGCTCGACTTCCCGACGATGGTGACGCTGACGACGCCATCCTTCAGTCATTCAGATGGTATGCTCTACTACGCGTCGGACGCCGACATCATGGAGCGGGGCCAGAGCGACGCGAACATCTGGCGCGTGGCACCGACTGTGGAGGGCTGGGCTGAGCCAGAACCGCTGCCGGCGTCGGTGAATACCGACGCTGCCCAGATCAGCCCGGCCATGGACCGCTACGGCAGGCTCTATTTTACTGATAATGGCCATGAGAGCGTCGGCGGTCACGATATCTTTGAAGCGACGGTTGATGAGCAGAGCGGTGAATGGACCGTCTCGGCCATGCCCGATGGCTTCAACACGTTTCGTTCAGAGGCCCATATCGCTGTCACACCTGATGGCAACCGGATTTTCTTCTATAGCCCGCGCACACCAAAAATTGGCAGTGTTGATATCTGGACCGCGGAACGGGGCGCCGACGGTGCCTGGCAGGCCCCGCAGAACCTTGGCGAACCCGTTAATACTCCGGGCATAGACTTCGGTGCAGGGATGTCAGGGGACGGATCAATTCTGTTCTTCTCCCGTGACGGCGAGCTTATGATGATATCGCTGAATGCGGCGCTTGCGGGTGCCGGTAGCGTTGAAGACAAAACGGTGTCGAATACCGACGCCGGGTAA
- a CDS encoding OmpA family protein, whose amino-acid sequence MRRYFLALATVCSIAGVPALADEARIPPPTEPYYAPQVATCDLVQLKIYFKPGTAELTPFARDAIREAGDQLSGCSIQRLNATAFAGDIYETPVAGLAERRRTTVMNELVAHGIRASRTAMEIDLGNSVMARNVDIEFQTVPATVG is encoded by the coding sequence ATGAGACGATATTTTCTGGCCCTTGCCACTGTCTGTTCGATTGCCGGCGTTCCGGCTCTCGCGGATGAGGCGCGCATACCGCCGCCAACAGAGCCTTACTATGCTCCGCAGGTCGCGACCTGCGATCTGGTGCAACTCAAGATCTACTTCAAACCTGGCACAGCCGAGCTGACCCCTTTTGCGCGCGATGCGATTCGTGAAGCAGGCGATCAGCTCTCCGGCTGTTCCATTCAGCGTCTGAATGCGACAGCATTTGCAGGCGATATTTATGAGACCCCGGTTGCAGGGCTGGCCGAGCGCCGCCGGACGACTGTCATGAACGAGCTCGTCGCGCATGGTATTCGCGCGTCCAGAACTGCCATGGAGATTGATCTCGGCAATTCTGTCATGGCGCGTAATGTCGACATCGAGTTTCAGACTGTCCCCGCTACAGTCGGATAA
- a CDS encoding DUF1761 domain-containing protein, producing MPRLAGVNLVGVLLAAIVIYLVGFVWYGLLFSEPYMNAVGIYFNEAGDAITYATSEGMQTRTMEDVELFWLLGGFVVPLFLAFGLGWHLRRKSITSASRAAGSAFALSLLIGVPLIAYPLIYTPWHDWTGFLVNASHTVACFVAGAVVLSFFD from the coding sequence ATGCCACGTCTCGCAGGAGTAAATCTGGTGGGCGTTCTGCTCGCCGCTATCGTCATCTATCTTGTTGGGTTCGTCTGGTACGGGCTTCTCTTTTCAGAGCCCTACATGAATGCCGTCGGCATCTATTTCAATGAAGCTGGCGACGCGATCACTTACGCAACCTCTGAAGGCATGCAGACCCGCACGATGGAAGACGTCGAGCTGTTCTGGCTGCTGGGCGGGTTCGTCGTTCCGCTCTTTCTCGCCTTCGGGCTTGGCTGGCATCTGCGCCGCAAGAGCATCACCTCGGCGTCTCGCGCCGCAGGCTCCGCGTTCGCGCTTTCCCTTCTGATTGGCGTGCCGCTCATCGCCTATCCACTTATCTACACGCCGTGGCATGACTGGACAGGGTTCTTGGTGAACGCCTCTCATACTGTCGCGTGCTTTGTAGCGGGCGCGGTTGTTCTGTCATTTTTTGACTGA
- the metG gene encoding methionine--tRNA ligase, which produces MSNSAPRRILVTSALPYINGVKHLGNLAGSMLPADIYARFQRLRGHDVLYICATDEHGTPAELAAQAADVPVRAYVDEQHEIQKKAGEDFLLSYDHFGRSCSAENAALTQHFAHVLEANGLIEERTMRQVYSVDDARFLPDRYVEGTCPHCDFEKARGDQCDNCGRLLDPVDLIDPYSAVSGSKNVEVRETRHLFLLQSQMQDRIRDWIEAATDWPPLARSIALKWLDEGLRDRAITRDLSWGVPVTNPDGSIREGFETKVFYVWFDAPIEYIAATEEWAKAKGEPDAWRSWWRTDEGADDVDYVQFMGKDNVAFHTVGFPVTILGSQEPWKLVDRLKAFNWVTWYGGKFSTSNKRGVFMDQALELLPADYWRWYLTSNAPEGSDAAFTWEGFQSAVNSDLANVLGNFVNRITKYCASKFDGKVPDGGEPGDAEAWMVSELQTRLPALVEHYENMDFRKAAAETRAIWAAGNEYLTKAEPWVKYKNDVDAAAIGVRSGLNLAALFGIIAQPIIPEAAAMILSALGVPEDRRSMSADAFSDVPALLDALPRGHEITPPDVLFRKIEDEQVAEWTDRFGGGDD; this is translated from the coding sequence ATGTCGAATTCCGCCCCGCGCCGCATCCTGGTGACCTCCGCCCTGCCCTATATCAATGGGGTCAAGCATCTCGGCAATCTGGCAGGCTCCATGCTGCCGGCCGATATCTATGCGCGCTTCCAGCGTCTTCGCGGACATGACGTGCTCTATATCTGCGCCACAGACGAACATGGCACGCCAGCCGAGCTTGCCGCGCAGGCCGCAGATGTGCCGGTTCGCGCCTATGTCGATGAGCAGCACGAGATCCAGAAGAAGGCCGGCGAGGATTTCCTCCTTTCCTATGACCATTTCGGACGCTCGTGCAGCGCTGAGAATGCGGCCCTCACCCAGCATTTCGCGCACGTGCTTGAAGCCAATGGTCTGATCGAAGAGCGCACAATGCGCCAGGTCTATTCAGTTGATGATGCCCGCTTCCTGCCCGATCGGTATGTGGAAGGCACTTGCCCGCATTGCGACTTTGAGAAAGCGCGCGGCGACCAGTGTGACAATTGCGGGCGTCTGCTGGACCCGGTGGACCTGATCGATCCCTATTCGGCTGTCTCAGGCTCAAAGAATGTCGAGGTGCGCGAGACGCGCCATCTCTTCTTGCTCCAGTCGCAAATGCAGGACCGCATCCGTGACTGGATCGAAGCGGCGACCGACTGGCCACCGCTTGCGCGCTCCATTGCTCTGAAATGGCTTGATGAGGGCCTGCGCGACCGTGCGATTACACGCGATCTTTCATGGGGCGTGCCGGTCACCAATCCTGACGGCTCCATTCGCGAAGGCTTTGAGACCAAGGTGTTCTATGTCTGGTTCGATGCACCGATCGAGTACATTGCCGCAACGGAAGAATGGGCCAAAGCCAAGGGCGAGCCTGATGCCTGGCGATCCTGGTGGCGAACCGATGAGGGCGCTGACGACGTCGATTATGTCCAGTTCATGGGCAAGGACAATGTCGCCTTCCACACGGTGGGCTTCCCCGTCACCATCCTCGGCTCGCAGGAGCCATGGAAGCTGGTTGACCGGCTCAAGGCGTTCAACTGGGTCACCTGGTATGGCGGGAAGTTCTCGACCTCCAACAAGCGCGGCGTCTTCATGGATCAGGCGCTGGAGCTGCTTCCAGCCGATTATTGGCGCTGGTATCTGACGTCGAATGCGCCTGAAGGGTCTGACGCGGCCTTCACGTGGGAGGGCTTTCAGTCAGCAGTCAATTCCGACCTCGCCAATGTGCTTGGCAACTTCGTCAACCGGATCACCAAGTATTGCGCGTCGAAGTTCGACGGCAAGGTACCGGATGGCGGCGAGCCGGGTGACGCAGAGGCCTGGATGGTCAGCGAACTGCAAACGCGCCTGCCAGCCCTGGTCGAGCACTATGAGAATATGGATTTCCGAAAGGCAGCGGCTGAGACGCGCGCGATCTGGGCGGCTGGCAATGAATACCTCACCAAGGCAGAGCCATGGGTGAAGTACAAGAACGATGTCGATGCGGCCGCGATCGGCGTGCGCTCTGGCCTCAACCTTGCCGCGCTCTTCGGCATTATCGCCCAGCCGATCATTCCAGAAGCAGCAGCCATGATCCTCAGCGCGCTGGGCGTGCCGGAAGATCGCCGCAGCATGAGCGCAGACGCTTTCAGCGACGTGCCAGCGCTGCTCGATGCCCTGCCACGCGGCCACGAGATTACGCCACCCGACGTGCTTTTCCGCAAGATTGAGGACGAGCAGGTCGCCGAATGGACTGACCGCTTCGGCGGCGGCGACGACTGA
- a CDS encoding amidohydrolase: protein MLSRLKLTACAAAFALMPAIPALAQGAVPEPGTDLNELYTWLHANPELSFKESTSASILAAELEALGFSVTTGLGDDWTRAKSERDEGTVRDGVGGHGVVGVYENGDGPTVLIRADMDALPVPEQTGLDYASEVISTTWTGVESPVMHACGHDIHMTSWVGAARELIENKDDWSGTLIMLAQPAEEIGLGAKALIEDGLYSEFPLPDYNLALHVSAAAPAGTVAYSSGYALANVDSVDIHVKGVGGHGAYPHTTKDPIVVGSAIVMALQTLVSRNVDPQTPAVVTVGAFTAGAKHNIISDGAELLLTVRSYDDATRQLLIDGIKRIAMAQAEAYGAPEPEITVDSDYTPSTYNDPDLATTAMSAISAAIGEENVKEMTPVMGGEDFSQYGRTEESVPGLIFWLGAINQDTYDAAQDGGPGLPSLHSPFFAPDYEPTIKTGVSSMTAAAMSLFNQSGSE from the coding sequence ATGCTTTCGAGATTGAAACTCACCGCCTGCGCCGCCGCCTTTGCCCTCATGCCCGCCATTCCAGCGTTAGCGCAGGGCGCGGTCCCGGAACCCGGTACGGACCTCAACGAGCTTTACACCTGGCTCCATGCCAATCCTGAACTCTCCTTCAAGGAATCGACGTCGGCCTCCATCCTGGCAGCTGAGCTTGAAGCGCTGGGCTTCTCCGTCACGACCGGCCTTGGCGACGACTGGACACGCGCGAAGTCTGAGCGCGACGAAGGCACCGTGCGCGACGGCGTGGGCGGACATGGCGTCGTCGGCGTCTATGAAAATGGCGATGGTCCGACCGTGCTGATCCGCGCCGACATGGACGCTCTGCCCGTCCCAGAACAGACAGGTCTCGATTACGCCTCTGAGGTGATCAGCACGACCTGGACCGGGGTCGAGAGCCCCGTGATGCATGCCTGCGGTCACGATATCCATATGACGAGCTGGGTCGGCGCTGCCCGCGAGCTTATAGAGAACAAGGATGACTGGTCTGGCACGCTGATCATGCTCGCACAGCCGGCAGAGGAAATCGGGCTCGGCGCCAAAGCGTTGATCGAGGATGGTCTGTATAGTGAATTTCCGCTGCCGGACTATAATCTCGCGCTGCATGTGTCGGCTGCGGCCCCGGCTGGCACAGTCGCCTATTCTTCCGGCTATGCGCTGGCCAATGTCGACAGTGTCGATATTCATGTCAAAGGCGTTGGCGGGCATGGCGCTTATCCGCACACAACCAAGGACCCGATCGTCGTCGGCTCTGCCATTGTGATGGCGCTTCAGACCCTCGTCTCGCGCAATGTCGACCCGCAGACACCCGCGGTTGTCACGGTGGGCGCCTTCACCGCTGGCGCCAAGCACAACATCATTTCTGACGGCGCCGAGCTTCTGCTGACCGTCCGTTCCTATGATGATGCGACACGCCAGCTATTGATCGACGGCATCAAGCGCATCGCCATGGCGCAGGCTGAAGCCTATGGCGCACCGGAGCCAGAGATCACGGTCGATTCCGACTATACCCCATCGACTTATAACGACCCGGACCTGGCGACGACGGCCATGTCGGCCATTAGCGCGGCCATTGGCGAGGAGAACGTCAAGGAGATGACCCCGGTCATGGGCGGCGAGGACTTCTCCCAATACGGTCGCACCGAGGAAAGCGTGCCGGGTCTGATTTTCTGGCTGGGCGCCATCAATCAGGACACCTACGACGCCGCGCAGGATGGCGGCCCCGGTCTGCCGTCGCTCCACTCGCCATTCTTCGCGCCCGATTATGAACCCACAATCAAGACCGGTGTGAGTTCCATGACCGCAGCCGCGATGTCATTGTTCAACCAGTCCGGCTCAGAGTGA
- a CDS encoding alpha/beta fold hydrolase, which yields MPDFSMIETNGIKLRVAQDGPDGGPLVLFVHGFPESWYSWRHQLSALAEAGYRTAAVDVRGYGGSDKPDPVEAYDMETITADIAGVAKALQPEGPAVVVGHDWGAPIAWNSALLYPDQFRAVAGLSVPYLPLGDKPAIQVFREFFTARGMFFYQVYFQDQGPPEAELEADPAATIRKFYYAISGDAPDGTWPTDKKHGDTLLHRLPEPDMPLAWLSEEDVAYYDSQFRQSGFRGPLNRYRNHERDHEFLTALDDSKIYQPSLFIGGTRDLVLKMFPGDPVEAMKPNLPNLKAAHLLEGCGHWTQQERPEEVNSILLDWLKSL from the coding sequence ATGCCAGACTTCAGCATGATTGAAACCAATGGGATCAAATTGCGCGTTGCGCAGGATGGACCGGACGGCGGCCCGCTCGTCCTGTTTGTGCATGGCTTTCCAGAAAGCTGGTATTCCTGGCGTCATCAGCTGAGCGCGCTGGCAGAAGCTGGCTACAGAACAGCCGCTGTGGATGTGCGCGGCTATGGCGGGTCGGACAAACCAGACCCGGTCGAAGCCTATGATATGGAAACGATTACGGCAGACATCGCCGGTGTCGCAAAAGCGCTTCAGCCGGAGGGGCCGGCTGTCGTTGTCGGCCACGACTGGGGCGCGCCGATTGCGTGGAATTCGGCGCTTCTCTATCCAGATCAGTTCCGGGCCGTGGCTGGCCTATCGGTCCCGTATCTTCCGCTTGGGGACAAACCGGCCATCCAGGTCTTCCGCGAGTTCTTCACCGCGCGCGGCATGTTCTTCTACCAGGTTTATTTCCAGGATCAGGGGCCGCCCGAGGCAGAATTAGAGGCCGATCCGGCCGCGACCATACGCAAATTCTACTACGCCATCTCAGGCGATGCACCCGACGGCACCTGGCCGACCGACAAGAAGCATGGCGACACGCTTCTCCACCGCCTGCCAGAACCGGACATGCCGCTCGCGTGGCTGAGCGAGGAAGATGTCGCCTATTACGACTCCCAGTTCAGACAGTCAGGCTTTCGCGGCCCGCTCAACCGTTACAGGAATCATGAGCGCGATCATGAATTTCTAACGGCGCTGGATGACAGCAAGATCTACCAGCCCAGCCTGTTCATCGGCGGCACGCGCGACCTCGTCCTGAAAATGTTTCCCGGCGACCCGGTCGAGGCGATGAAGCCCAATCTGCCAAATTTGAAAGCCGCGCACCTGCTTGAGGGGTGCGGCCACTGGACCCAGCAGGAGCGTCCAGAAGAGGTGAACTCGATCCTGCTGGACTGGCTCAAATCACTCTGA